The following proteins come from a genomic window of Gemmatimonadota bacterium:
- the ruvX gene encoding Holliday junction resolvase RuvX, with product MAGDDMTGHGLAGDSLAADGLADDPADAVVPADTVVPADAGTPAETGTVQPPAGRVLAVDYGERRIGLSLSDPAGLIAQGLETIHTAGTDETLASIVDIVEEHQVREIILGLPVHMDGTAGEMAGKVEALADLLRKRVACEVRTWDERLTSVSARRAMHEMGSTARGNKGSLDRIAATLLLQNYLDFRRGSIKEPDSRP from the coding sequence ATGGCCGGTGATGACATGACCGGTCATGGCCTTGCCGGTGACAGCCTGGCCGCTGATGGCCTGGCCGATGATCCCGCTGATGCCGTCGTTCCTGCTGATACCGTCGTTCCTGCTGATGCCGGCACACCCGCGGAAACCGGAACGGTCCAACCTCCGGCGGGACGAGTTCTCGCCGTGGATTACGGTGAAAGACGCATCGGGCTCTCCCTGAGTGATCCGGCCGGTCTGATCGCCCAGGGGCTGGAGACGATCCATACGGCCGGCACGGACGAAACCCTCGCATCCATTGTGGACATCGTCGAAGAACATCAGGTACGGGAGATCATCCTGGGACTGCCGGTCCACATGGACGGGACCGCGGGCGAAATGGCCGGGAAGGTCGAGGCGCTGGCGGACCTACTTCGAAAGAGGGTGGCCTGCGAGGTACGTACGTGGGACGAGCGGTTGACCAGCGTTTCGGCCCGTCGGGCCATGCATGAAATGGGCAGCACGGCCCGGGGAAACAAAGGCAGCCTGGACCGGATCGCCGCCACGTTGCTGCTGCAGAACTACCTGGATTTCCGCCGGGGGTCGATAAAGGAACCGGATTCACGCCCATGA
- the mltG gene encoding endolytic transglycosylase MltG, with amino-acid sequence MKKLLAAAIVLVVLAGTAALVVAYQFSNLAIERDTVIQYTVEPGMTLSDVAGELEDRGVVRHAILFELLARYREVGHGINAGRYEIETYMDAGQILSMLVEGRIVVNRVNVPEGLTIPETARVLRTRIGIDSTAFVQRAADPEKVRSLGIEAPTLEGYLYPATYNMYPDMTVDDILKQMTSRHLQTISEEYRKRAEELEYSLHEIVTLASIIEQEAVVDDERDVISGVFHNRLQRGMRLEADPTVQYGIGSPNMRLYEKHLSHPSPYNTYLHAGLPPGPICSPGEASIHAALYPQDVPYLFFVARGDGRHIFSVTNREHNRARAQVRRQRN; translated from the coding sequence ATGAAAAAGCTACTTGCCGCTGCCATCGTCCTCGTCGTGCTGGCCGGAACGGCCGCGCTGGTCGTGGCTTACCAGTTCTCCAACCTGGCGATCGAGCGCGACACCGTCATCCAGTACACCGTCGAACCCGGCATGACCCTGTCCGATGTCGCCGGGGAACTGGAGGACCGGGGCGTGGTACGTCACGCGATCCTGTTCGAACTGCTGGCGCGTTACAGGGAAGTGGGGCACGGCATAAACGCGGGACGTTACGAAATCGAGACCTACATGGATGCCGGTCAGATCCTGAGCATGCTCGTCGAGGGCAGGATCGTGGTCAATCGCGTCAACGTACCGGAGGGCCTGACCATCCCGGAAACGGCCCGGGTCCTGCGGACGAGGATCGGCATCGATTCCACCGCGTTCGTACAACGGGCCGCCGATCCGGAGAAAGTGCGATCGCTGGGGATCGAAGCGCCCACCCTGGAAGGATACCTGTACCCGGCGACCTATAACATGTACCCGGACATGACGGTCGATGACATCCTCAAGCAGATGACGTCGCGACATCTGCAAACCATCTCCGAGGAATACCGTAAGCGGGCGGAAGAACTGGAGTACAGTTTACACGAGATCGTCACCCTGGCTTCCATCATCGAACAGGAAGCGGTGGTCGACGACGAAAGGGACGTCATATCGGGGGTTTTTCACAACAGGCTGCAGAGGGGCATGCGACTGGAGGCCGACCCTACGGTCCAGTACGGGATCGGCAGTCCGAACATGAGACTCTACGAGAAGCACCTCTCCCACCCGTCGCCCTATAACACGTACCTGCACGCCGGGCTTCCTCCGGGACCGATCTGCAGCCCCGGCGAGGCGTCCATACACGCCGCGCTCTATCCGCAGGACGTGCCCTATCTCTTCTTCGTAGCCCGCGGGGACGGCAGGCACATCTTCTCCGTGACCAACCGCGAGCACAACCGGGCACGGGCCCAGGTCAGACGGCAACGCAATTGA
- a CDS encoding glucose 1-dehydrogenase: protein MSDTSLFSLEGKTMIVTGASKGIGKAVALGAARAGADLAIGSRTRADLELVASEIRSMGRDCAVHTVDVGKVDSIRAFVDQVLADAGDIDILVNNAGCNRIMPVLEVTEEVYDEIIDVNLKSVFFLSQALAAHMIERGRGGRIINVSSQVGVVGGPLRAAYTAAKGGVCTLTKSMAAEWAEHGITVNAVAPTMTRTPMVEKAMENPGFRANIKKILLGRLAEPDEIASSIIYLASDASAMVTGHTLVVDGGYTAV, encoded by the coding sequence ATGTCCGATACATCCCTGTTTTCCCTGGAAGGCAAAACCATGATCGTCACCGGTGCGAGCAAGGGCATTGGCAAGGCCGTCGCGTTGGGGGCCGCCCGCGCGGGCGCCGACCTGGCCATTGGAAGCCGAACCCGGGCCGACCTTGAGCTGGTGGCTTCCGAGATTCGGTCGATGGGCCGCGATTGCGCCGTTCATACGGTGGACGTGGGCAAGGTGGACTCGATCCGAGCATTCGTGGACCAGGTGCTCGCCGACGCGGGAGACATCGACATCCTGGTCAACAACGCCGGGTGCAACCGGATCATGCCGGTGCTCGAAGTCACCGAGGAAGTATACGACGAGATCATCGACGTGAACCTGAAGAGCGTCTTTTTCCTCAGTCAGGCCCTCGCCGCGCACATGATCGAACGGGGCCGCGGCGGACGCATCATCAACGTATCCTCCCAGGTGGGCGTCGTCGGCGGTCCGCTTCGGGCGGCCTATACGGCGGCCAAGGGCGGCGTGTGCACGCTGACCAAGTCCATGGCCGCCGAATGGGCGGAGCACGGCATCACCGTGAACGCCGTGGCGCCGACCATGACGCGAACCCCCATGGTGGAGAAGGCGATGGAGAACCCGGGGTTCAGGGCCAATATCAAGAAGATCCTGCTAGGTCGGCTGGCCGAGCCGGACGAGATCGCCAGTTCGATCATCTACCTCGCGTCCGACGCGAGCGCCATGGTGACCGGCCATACCTTGGTCGTGGATGGCGGATACACGGCCGTTTGA
- a CDS encoding glycosyltransferase family 2 protein: MSYLSLIFILLYFLVLFLLAVYGVHRYLMVYLYYKYKDRAGRVKPEALGDPPPAVTVQLPLYNEQYVVERLIDAVCRIDYPRDRLEIQVLDDSTDETRGLAARCVERHRAAGIDIHYIHRQERTGYKAGALQAGLEVARGAFIAIFDADFIPPPDFLRNTMHRFRDERVGLVQTRWSYLNRGYSILTRVQAIMLDGHFVMEHGARNRSGRFFNFNGTAGIWRRECIEAAGGWQHDTLTEDLDLSYRAQLRGQRFVFLEEVTTPSELPVEMNAFKTQQHRWSKGSIQTAKKMLPPVWRSALPFRFKLEATYHLTNNMAYLLMLLLSVLIFPSIVIRVQAGWINSFWIDLPFLCAATVSVSLFYLFAQYEINRPRWKWSPFYLPVLMSIGIGICLNNTRAVLEALLNLKSGFQRTPKYGILGKADQADQTDQADRADRSDRADRADRANQPSQANQPGQAPRWRDLRYRGNRNLLPALELLFAVHFGLLIYYTAINGIYASIPFLCLFFAGYLYVGLASLWPGTASQG, from the coding sequence ATGAGCTATCTCTCGCTGATTTTCATACTTCTCTACTTCCTCGTCCTATTCCTGCTCGCGGTCTACGGGGTCCACCGGTACCTGATGGTCTATCTGTACTACAAATATAAGGACCGGGCCGGGCGTGTAAAGCCGGAAGCCCTGGGCGATCCGCCCCCCGCGGTCACGGTGCAACTGCCCCTCTACAACGAACAATACGTGGTCGAAAGGCTGATCGACGCAGTCTGCCGCATCGACTATCCCCGCGACCGGCTGGAGATACAGGTGCTGGACGATTCGACCGACGAAACCCGCGGTCTCGCGGCCCGTTGCGTCGAACGTCACCGGGCGGCCGGCATCGATATCCACTATATTCACCGGCAGGAGCGCACCGGATACAAGGCTGGCGCGTTGCAGGCGGGACTCGAGGTGGCGCGCGGCGCGTTCATCGCGATTTTCGACGCCGACTTCATCCCGCCGCCGGATTTCCTCAGGAACACCATGCACCGGTTCCGTGACGAGCGGGTGGGCCTGGTACAGACCCGGTGGTCCTATCTCAACCGGGGCTACTCGATCCTGACCCGTGTCCAGGCGATCATGCTGGACGGCCATTTCGTCATGGAACACGGCGCGCGGAACCGGTCGGGGCGGTTTTTCAACTTCAACGGTACAGCGGGAATCTGGCGCCGGGAGTGCATCGAGGCGGCCGGCGGCTGGCAGCATGACACGCTGACCGAGGACCTCGACCTGAGCTACCGGGCGCAACTCCGGGGGCAGCGCTTCGTATTCCTGGAGGAAGTCACCACGCCCTCCGAACTCCCCGTGGAAATGAACGCCTTCAAGACCCAGCAGCACCGGTGGTCCAAGGGGTCCATACAGACCGCGAAGAAAATGCTTCCCCCGGTATGGCGCAGCGCGCTGCCCTTCCGCTTCAAGCTGGAGGCGACTTATCACCTGACGAACAATATGGCCTACCTGCTGATGCTGCTGCTGTCGGTCCTGATCTTCCCGTCCATCGTGATCCGGGTGCAGGCCGGTTGGATCAATTCCTTCTGGATCGACCTGCCTTTTCTGTGCGCGGCCACGGTTTCCGTATCGCTTTTCTACCTGTTCGCGCAGTATGAAATTAACCGTCCCCGGTGGAAGTGGTCCCCCTTCTATCTTCCGGTACTCATGTCCATCGGCATCGGCATCTGCCTCAACAACACGCGGGCCGTCCTGGAGGCACTGCTGAACCTCAAATCGGGATTCCAGCGGACGCCCAAATACGGCATCCTCGGAAAGGCGGACCAGGCGGACCAGACGGACCAGGCGGACCGGGCGGACCGGTCGGACCGGGCGGACCGGGCGGACCGGGCGAATCAGCCCAGCCAGGCGAATCAACCCGGCCAGGCACCCCGGTGGCGCGATCTGCGCTACCGGGGGAACCGGAACTTGCTTCCCGCGCTGGAACTGTTGTTCGCCGTGCATTTCGGCCTGCTGATCTACTATACGGCCATCAACGGCATTTACGCTTCCATTCCCTTCCTGTGCCTGTTCTTCGCCGGTTACCTGTATGTCGGCCTGGCCTCCCTTTGGCCGGGAACCGCCAGCCAAGGTTAG
- a CDS encoding NupC/NupG family nucleoside CNT transporter, whose translation MERVFGLFGLVVLLAIAWLLSDNRGRMNWRLIGSGLALQGLLALLLLHTAPGQVVFDVARLAVNKVIAFSNEGARFVFGDLVETALFGFSVLPMIIFVSSITSILFYLGCIQWVVRQMARVMVRVMGASGSESMAAAANVYLGASTAPLVVLPYLKTMTRSEIMAVMTSGMATVAGSVLAAYVALGADAGHLLAASLMSAPAALVVAKIMIPETETSRTMGVVTVDVPKPGVNFIDAACSGASDGLRLALNVAAMLIIAIAFVSLFNWAVGLAPYVGGEPLSLERMLGWLCAPLALFMGVAWEDAQAVGMLIGKKTILNEFLAYQDLSAMQSQLSERSFAIATYALCSFANFGTIAIMIGGIGGLVPERRKDIARFGIRSMIGGALAANMTATVAGLLM comes from the coding sequence ATGGAACGTGTCTTCGGCCTCTTCGGCCTTGTTGTACTTCTGGCCATTGCATGGCTCCTCTCGGATAACCGCGGGCGGATGAACTGGCGGCTTATCGGCAGCGGCCTCGCGCTTCAGGGATTGCTGGCCCTGTTGCTGCTGCACACTGCCCCGGGCCAGGTGGTGTTCGACGTGGCCCGGCTGGCCGTCAACAAGGTGATCGCCTTCTCCAACGAGGGCGCGCGGTTCGTATTCGGCGACCTGGTGGAAACCGCGCTGTTTGGTTTTTCCGTGCTCCCGATGATCATCTTCGTATCCTCCATTACTTCGATCCTGTTCTACCTGGGCTGCATCCAGTGGGTCGTCCGGCAGATGGCCCGTGTCATGGTGCGCGTCATGGGCGCTTCCGGATCGGAGTCCATGGCCGCGGCGGCAAACGTCTATCTCGGGGCGTCCACCGCGCCCCTCGTCGTTCTGCCCTACCTGAAGACCATGACCCGGTCCGAGATCATGGCCGTGATGACCTCCGGCATGGCGACCGTGGCGGGTTCCGTGCTGGCCGCCTACGTCGCCCTGGGCGCCGACGCCGGCCATCTCCTGGCCGCCTCGCTCATGTCAGCGCCCGCGGCGCTGGTCGTCGCCAAGATCATGATCCCCGAGACCGAAACCTCCCGCACCATGGGCGTCGTGACCGTAGACGTTCCGAAACCGGGGGTCAACTTCATCGATGCGGCCTGCAGCGGCGCGTCGGACGGGTTGAGACTGGCGCTGAACGTGGCGGCCATGCTCATCATAGCCATTGCCTTCGTGAGCCTGTTCAACTGGGCGGTGGGCCTCGCCCCCTACGTGGGCGGTGAGCCGCTGTCTCTCGAACGGATGCTCGGATGGCTCTGTGCGCCGCTGGCCCTGTTCATGGGCGTGGCGTGGGAAGACGCCCAGGCCGTGGGCATGTTGATCGGCAAGAAGACCATCCTGAATGAATTCCTCGCCTACCAGGACCTCAGCGCCATGCAGTCGCAACTGTCGGAACGGTCGTTCGCCATCGCCACCTACGCGCTGTGCAGCTTCGCCAACTTCGGGACCATCGCGATCATGATCGGGGGGATCGGCGGACTGGTGCCGGAACGGCGCAAGGACATCGCCCGGTTCGGTATCCGGTCCATGATCGGCGGCGCACTGGCCGCCAACATGACCGCCACCGTGGCGGGCCTCCTGATGTAG
- the hrpA gene encoding ATP-dependent RNA helicase HrpA yields the protein MRSENESGDRSRSGDRSGSGGGARSGSGNHGRLRRLKEQADASARLVEARLRSAPSVDIDPQLPISTRKDEILETLRGHPVVIVTGETGSGKTTQLPRICLEAGRGIYGRIACTQPRRVAALSVSRRIAEELGATWGREVGCKIRFTDETVAETRIKMMTDGMLLAEIQHDPDLLEYDTIIIDEAHERSLNIDFLLGYLRLLTRRRKDLKIVVTSATIDAAAFSNAFGQAPVVEVSGRLHPVEIRYLPLEDTRGEAEVYTYVDGAVDAVDRIMEEPGRGDILVFLPTEKDIHETRRRLEGRSYRHTDVLPLFGRLTNADQQRVFRPGNNRRIVVATNVAETSLTIPRIKYVVDTGLARISRYAARTRTQRLPIEPIAKSSAQQRAGRCGRVMGGVCFRLYSEADLAGRPEFTTPELQRANLAEVILRMLALKLGDVHAFPFLDPPTPQAVRDGFGLLVELGAIDRNRRLTGRGREMARLPVSPTVSRMLLQARQEGALQEVLVIASAISIQDPRVRPLDQQEQADAEHRKFRNRTSDFLTLLNIWEAFHRTFEHLQTQGAMRKFCRQHYLSYNRMREWRDIYVQLRRALRESGGFRGRAGRTGKAHYDAIHRSILSGLLSQVAEFREGNLYTGARNRTAMIFPGSGLFRRKSVDRHSEKRPAGRGDAETGRDGADGPRNTTGAATWIVAAEMVETNRLYARTVARIQSVWAAELGRHLCRASCSNPGWDRSTGRVTATETLHLYGLMVARRTVDYKKIDPDDATRIFIREALVGLDGQSGLDGQSGLVGPVSPVSPVGPDGEDLRARHDFLEHNRKIRRDAETWLLQHRNAYRVDLDEAAFRFYEERISGVSSVHDLNRLMKTAGEEDTSFLHMEIGDLTGTAEEEGGAGGQDGPGGPGGPGSPDRPGRPEGFPEHFNLEGDLLPLQYACRPGREEDGVTLTLPADRVHLLDTDTLEWLVPGLLCEKIEALLRGLPGRKRKQLVPIPETARTIVESLDPSASSLTDALAAYITRRHGIEIDSTDWSPGSVPDHLSMRVLVTAEDGSTVLSTRDPDRLQAEVTDRVAAVESEGWRKAAESWEQFDLRDWSIGDLPERVEIGLSGTVPQYAYPGLQADDDLVDLRLFRDRHEALRESRGGLVRLLERRMGDEMAWLRRDLAFLQDLHALADHAGGSEALQDSAYDHLLAALFTREPLYPLTAQRFEEDVETARALLKQLPRWFRQQMEALEGFVGKDLGTAGAYPGMKDDLDRLFPPDFLRKTPAVELPNLGRYLKAVEIRSRRAREDRSKDLKKAERVKPFVEALNSLGARDNVDTTRLDEFRWLLEEFRVSVFAQELGTARTVSPKRLEELMGRIEAGFRDPGAS from the coding sequence GTGCGCAGCGAGAACGAGAGCGGCGACCGCAGTAGGAGCGGCGACCGCAGCGGGAGTGGCGGCGGTGCGCGCAGTGGGAGTGGGAACCACGGCCGGCTTCGCAGGCTGAAGGAGCAGGCGGACGCCTCGGCAAGGCTTGTGGAGGCACGCCTTCGGTCGGCCCCCTCCGTCGACATCGACCCCCAGTTGCCCATTTCAACTCGAAAAGATGAAATCCTCGAAACCCTGCGTGGCCACCCGGTGGTTATTGTGACGGGAGAGACCGGATCGGGCAAGACGACGCAGCTGCCCCGGATCTGTCTCGAAGCCGGCCGGGGTATATACGGCCGCATCGCGTGCACGCAGCCCCGGCGCGTCGCCGCCCTGTCGGTCTCGCGCCGCATCGCCGAGGAGCTCGGCGCGACCTGGGGACGGGAAGTCGGGTGCAAGATCAGGTTCACGGACGAGACCGTGGCCGAGACCCGTATCAAGATGATGACCGACGGCATGCTGCTCGCCGAGATACAGCACGATCCGGACCTGCTTGAATACGACACGATCATCATCGACGAGGCCCATGAACGCAGCCTGAACATCGACTTTCTGCTCGGTTACCTGCGACTGCTGACCCGGCGCAGGAAGGACCTCAAGATCGTGGTCACCTCGGCGACAATCGATGCCGCCGCTTTCTCGAACGCCTTCGGCCAGGCGCCGGTCGTCGAAGTATCTGGACGGCTGCATCCGGTGGAGATCCGATATCTGCCCCTCGAGGATACCCGGGGCGAAGCCGAAGTATATACCTATGTCGACGGCGCGGTGGACGCGGTAGACAGGATCATGGAAGAACCCGGCCGGGGCGACATCCTGGTGTTCCTCCCCACGGAGAAAGATATCCACGAGACCCGCAGGCGACTCGAAGGCCGGTCCTACCGCCATACCGACGTGCTTCCGCTCTTCGGTCGGCTGACCAACGCAGACCAGCAGCGGGTGTTTCGGCCGGGGAACAACCGGCGCATCGTCGTGGCCACGAACGTCGCCGAGACCTCGCTGACCATTCCGCGCATCAAGTACGTCGTAGATACCGGCCTCGCGCGGATCAGCCGGTACGCCGCGCGGACCCGCACCCAGCGACTGCCCATCGAACCCATTGCGAAAAGCAGCGCCCAGCAGCGGGCCGGACGGTGCGGTCGCGTAATGGGAGGGGTCTGTTTTCGGCTCTACAGCGAGGCCGACCTGGCGGGCCGGCCGGAGTTCACCACGCCCGAGTTGCAACGCGCCAATCTCGCCGAAGTCATCCTGCGCATGCTGGCGCTGAAACTGGGCGACGTCCACGCCTTCCCCTTTCTCGACCCACCCACGCCCCAGGCGGTCAGGGACGGGTTCGGGCTGCTCGTCGAACTGGGGGCCATCGACCGGAATCGGCGGTTGACCGGCCGGGGCAGGGAGATGGCTAGATTGCCGGTATCGCCCACGGTATCGCGCATGCTGCTGCAGGCCCGGCAGGAGGGTGCCTTGCAGGAGGTTCTCGTGATCGCGTCGGCCATCAGCATACAGGACCCCCGCGTGAGGCCGCTCGACCAGCAGGAACAGGCGGACGCCGAACACCGCAAATTCAGGAACCGGACCTCGGACTTCCTGACCCTGCTCAATATCTGGGAGGCCTTTCACCGCACTTTCGAGCATCTGCAGACCCAGGGCGCCATGCGCAAATTCTGCCGGCAACACTACCTGTCCTACAACCGCATGCGCGAGTGGCGCGATATCTACGTGCAACTTCGCCGCGCGCTCCGGGAATCCGGCGGTTTCCGAGGAAGGGCGGGACGTACCGGAAAAGCACACTACGACGCGATCCACCGGTCGATCCTCAGCGGACTGCTCAGCCAGGTTGCGGAATTCCGGGAAGGCAACCTATATACCGGGGCCCGGAACCGCACCGCCATGATCTTCCCCGGTTCCGGTCTCTTTCGACGGAAATCGGTCGACCGACACTCGGAGAAACGACCTGCCGGTCGGGGGGACGCGGAAACCGGGAGGGATGGTGCGGATGGACCACGGAACACGACCGGCGCCGCAACCTGGATCGTAGCCGCGGAGATGGTCGAGACCAACCGGCTTTATGCGCGCACGGTGGCCCGGATACAATCCGTTTGGGCCGCCGAACTGGGCCGCCACCTGTGCCGCGCTTCCTGCTCCAATCCGGGGTGGGACCGGTCCACCGGGCGGGTGACGGCCACGGAAACGCTGCACCTGTACGGCCTGATGGTCGCCCGCCGTACTGTCGACTACAAGAAGATCGATCCCGATGACGCGACGCGTATTTTTATCCGCGAGGCACTAGTCGGCCTGGACGGCCAGAGCGGCCTGGACGGCCAGAGCGGCCTGGTCGGCCCGGTCAGCCCGGTCAGCCCGGTCGGCCCGGACGGCGAAGATCTGCGAGCCCGGCATGACTTCCTGGAGCATAACCGCAAGATACGGCGGGATGCCGAAACCTGGCTGCTGCAACACCGTAACGCCTACCGCGTCGATCTCGACGAGGCCGCCTTCCGTTTCTACGAAGAACGGATCTCCGGGGTATCTTCGGTGCACGATCTCAACCGGCTGATGAAGACTGCCGGCGAGGAGGACACTTCCTTCCTGCACATGGAAATCGGGGATCTCACGGGAACCGCGGAAGAAGAGGGTGGGGCGGGAGGCCAGGATGGACCGGGCGGACCAGGAGGGCCAGGCAGTCCGGACCGGCCAGGCCGACCAGAGGGCTTCCCGGAACATTTCAACCTGGAAGGCGATCTGCTTCCCCTGCAGTATGCCTGCCGCCCGGGCCGTGAAGAGGATGGGGTCACCCTTACGCTGCCGGCAGACCGCGTCCATCTGCTGGATACCGATACGCTGGAATGGCTCGTGCCCGGCCTACTATGCGAGAAGATCGAAGCCCTCCTCCGGGGGCTTCCCGGAAGGAAACGCAAGCAGCTCGTGCCCATTCCGGAAACGGCCCGGACGATTGTGGAGAGCCTGGATCCTTCCGCTTCCTCCCTGACCGATGCGCTTGCGGCATACATCACCAGGCGGCACGGGATCGAAATCGACTCGACGGACTGGTCGCCCGGTTCCGTTCCCGATCATCTGAGCATGCGCGTCCTCGTGACTGCGGAGGACGGGAGCACCGTTCTTTCCACCCGCGATCCGGACCGCCTGCAAGCCGAAGTCACGGACCGCGTCGCCGCCGTCGAATCGGAAGGATGGCGGAAGGCGGCGGAAAGCTGGGAGCAGTTTGACCTGCGGGACTGGTCGATCGGAGACCTGCCGGAAAGGGTCGAAATCGGTTTATCGGGAACCGTGCCGCAATACGCCTATCCCGGACTACAGGCCGATGACGACCTGGTGGACCTGCGCCTGTTCCGGGACCGTCACGAAGCGCTGCGGGAAAGCCGAGGGGGACTGGTACGCCTTCTCGAACGCCGGATGGGCGATGAAATGGCCTGGCTGCGCCGGGACCTGGCGTTTCTGCAAGACCTACATGCCCTGGCGGACCATGCCGGCGGGTCCGAAGCGCTGCAGGATTCCGCTTACGACCACCTCCTGGCCGCCCTGTTCACCCGGGAACCGCTGTATCCGCTGACAGCCCAGCGCTTCGAAGAAGACGTGGAGACCGCGCGGGCGCTGTTAAAGCAGCTCCCCCGCTGGTTTCGGCAACAGATGGAGGCACTGGAAGGGTTTGTCGGGAAAGACCTCGGAACGGCCGGCGCTTACCCCGGCATGAAAGACGACCTCGACCGGTTGTTTCCACCCGATTTCCTGCGGAAAACACCCGCCGTCGAATTGCCCAACCTGGGCCGATACCTCAAGGCGGTGGAAATACGTTCCCGCCGGGCCCGGGAAGACCGATCGAAGGACCTGAAGAAGGCGGAGCGGGTCAAGCCCTTCGTCGAAGCACTCAATTCACTCGGAGCCCGGGACAACGTGGATACCACCAGGCTGGATGAATTCAGGTGGTTGCTTGAGGAATTCCGCGTGTCGGTGTTCGCCCAGGAACTCGGGACCGCACGGACCGTCTCGCCGAAGAGACTGGAGGAATTAATGGGTAGGATCGAAGCGGGCTTCCGCGACCCGGGCGCTTCATGA
- the queC gene encoding 7-cyano-7-deazaguanine synthase QueC → MKAAVVLLSGGVDSATTLAIARHEGFACHAITFDYGQRHRFELEAARRVAESMGVGRHVTIPFDLRAIGGSALTDDIPVPRDQDPETMAGQIPSTYVSARNTIFLSFALGWAEVLGAFDLYIGANAIDYSGYPDCRPEYIAAYEHLANLATRAGVSGEGRFNIHAPLIELSKADILRTGVRLGVDYALTTSCYDPAKDGAACGRCDACILRRNGFEEAGFKDPTRYVS, encoded by the coding sequence ATGAAGGCTGCCGTCGTCCTGCTCAGCGGCGGGGTCGATTCGGCGACCACGCTCGCCATCGCCCGGCACGAAGGATTCGCGTGCCACGCAATCACCTTCGATTACGGCCAGCGCCACCGTTTCGAGCTCGAAGCGGCCAGGCGCGTCGCCGAGTCCATGGGGGTGGGGCGTCACGTGACCATACCCTTCGACCTGCGGGCTATCGGCGGGTCTGCGCTGACGGATGACATCCCTGTGCCCAGGGATCAGGATCCGGAGACCATGGCCGGGCAGATCCCGTCCACCTACGTCTCGGCCCGCAACACCATCTTTCTGTCCTTCGCGCTGGGCTGGGCCGAGGTGCTCGGTGCCTTCGACCTGTACATCGGCGCCAACGCCATCGATTACAGCGGCTATCCCGATTGCCGGCCCGAATATATCGCGGCCTACGAGCACCTGGCCAACCTGGCCACGCGCGCTGGGGTGAGCGGCGAAGGCCGGTTCAATATCCATGCGCCGCTCATCGAATTGTCCAAGGCCGATATCCTGCGTACCGGAGTCCGGCTCGGGGTGGACTACGCCCTCACGACCAGCTGTTACGACCCGGCGAAAGACGGGGCGGCATGCGGCCGATGCGACGCCTGCATCCTCCGGCGGAACGGATTCGAAGAAGCCGGTTTCAAGGATCCGACGCGATACGTCTCTTGA
- a CDS encoding carbon-nitrogen hydrolase family protein: MFRDVRVAAISFKPVKLDLQGNAARLEGMFREAAAGGAELAVAPEGVLEGYVVNEIIDGDISPEEMNRVSLTMRSPVIGRFRELAKSLDMCLAFGLAERIGGEVYNCAVFLDHRGRLRGKYHKMQLAEGHHRSWWFNCLGKRSRAFDTPFGRAGMVICNDRWNPDIARIPVLDGARYLLIPSFGSTARAQDLAVLSRARENGVPIVEANVGVTLIVSKGEIVVLSRKQTVITHGTIAVPAPPSLRNRDRHERGFLAWRSREMPLRYRDRMRRSRQGRDTVEVGHDAKGRLIDKD, encoded by the coding sequence ATGTTCAGAGACGTGCGTGTTGCGGCGATCTCGTTCAAACCGGTCAAGCTGGACCTGCAGGGAAACGCGGCCCGGCTGGAGGGGATGTTTCGCGAGGCCGCGGCCGGTGGGGCCGAACTCGCGGTCGCGCCGGAGGGCGTGCTGGAAGGCTACGTGGTCAACGAGATCATCGACGGCGATATCTCACCGGAGGAAATGAACCGCGTCTCGCTCACTATGCGCAGCCCGGTCATCGGGCGGTTCCGGGAACTCGCGAAATCGCTGGATATGTGCCTCGCCTTCGGTCTCGCCGAGCGGATCGGGGGCGAGGTATACAACTGCGCGGTATTCCTGGACCACCGGGGACGGCTGCGGGGCAAGTACCACAAGATGCAGCTGGCAGAGGGCCATCACCGGTCGTGGTGGTTCAACTGCCTCGGCAAGCGGAGCCGCGCCTTCGACACCCCCTTCGGCCGGGCCGGCATGGTCATCTGCAATGATCGGTGGAACCCGGATATTGCCCGCATTCCGGTGCTCGATGGTGCCCGGTACCTGCTCATTCCCTCCTTCGGATCGACGGCCCGCGCCCAGGACCTTGCGGTGCTCTCCCGGGCCCGGGAGAACGGCGTGCCCATCGTCGAAGCCAACGTCGGCGTCACACTGATCGTGAGCAAAGGTGAAATCGTCGTCCTGTCCCGCAAGCAGACCGTTATTACCCATGGGACCATCGCCGTTCCGGCGCCGCCGTCGCTTCGGAACCGGGACCGTCATGAACGGGGATTCCTCGCCTGGCGCAGCCGCGAAATGCCCCTGCGGTACCGGGACCGTATGCGCAGAAGCAGGCAGGGCCGGGACACCGTTGAGGTCGGCCATGACGCGAAGGGCCGGCTGATCGACAAGGACTGA